DNA from Cupriavidus necator N-1:
GCAAGCATGCCGACGTCTACGCACTGTGGGGCGAGTCGCTCGACCAGGTGCGCGAGCTGACCGGCCGCGTGCGTGCCGAAGCCGCGCAGCACGGCCGCACGGTGCGCTTCTCGGTGTCGTTCCGCCCGGTGCTGGCCGAAACCGAAGAAAAAGCCTGGGCCCGCGCCGACAGCATCCTGGAGCGCACCCGCGCCCTGCGCGTGCAGGCCGGCTACAGCCGCGGCGGCCCGCAGCAGAGCGAAGGCGCACGGCGCCTGCTCGCGGCGGCCGACAAAGGCGACCGGGTTGACCAGCGCCTGTGGACCGCGATCGCGCGCGAGACCGGCGGGCGCTCCAACTCCACCGGCCTGGTCGGCACGCCGGAGCAGGTGGCGCAGGCCCTGCTGGCGTACTACGAACTGGGCGTCACCACCTTCCTGATCCGCGGCTTCGATCCGCTGGAAGACGCCATCGACTATGGCCGCGAGCTGATCCCGCGCGTGCGCGAGCTGGTGGCGCAGCACGACGCCGCGCAGCAGGCGGAGCGCAAGGCCGCGTGACGGCCTCACCACAGAACACGACGAAGACGGGGAATTTCACCATGAGCCAGGACAACAACAATCACGCCGACCCGCGCCGGCGCAGCGTGCTGCGGCTGGCCGGCGCCGCGGCCATCGCCGCGCCGTCGCTGATCCTGGGCCGACAGGCCTGGTCGGCGCCGCGCAAGCTGACCTTCGCGTGGAACCAGAACTCCTTCTGCCTGACGCCGATCGTGGTGGCGCAGGAGAAGGGCTTCTTCGAGAAGAACGGCCTGCAGGTCGACCTGATCAACTACAGCGGCTCGACCGACCAGTTGCTGGAATCGATCGCCACCGGCAAGGCCGATGCCGCGGTCGGCATGATCCACCGCTGGCTCAAGCCGCTGGAAGCCGGCTTCGACGTCAAGATCATCGGCAGCTCGCACGGCGGCTGCGTGCGGCTGGTGGGATCGAAAGCGGCGGGGGTCACCAGCCTGCAGCAGCTGAAGGGAAAGACCGTCGGCGTCAGCGACCTGGCGGCACCGGGCAAGCACTTCTTCACCATCCTGCTGGCCAAGAACGGCATCGACCCGGACAAGGACATCACCTGGCGCCAGTACCCGGCCGACCTGCTGGGCGTGGCGGTGGACAAGGGCGAGATCCAGGCGATTGCCGACGGCGACCCCAACCTCTACCTGCTGGAAAAGCGCACCAACGGCGCCTACGTGGAACTGGCCACCAACCTCACCGGCGAGTACGCGCGCAAGGTCTGCTGCGTGGTCGGCGCCCGCGGCGAGCTGGTGCGCAACGACCGCCCTGCCGCCACGTCGCTGGCGCGCGCCATCGTGCAGGCCACCGACTACGTCAACGAGAACCCCAACGAGGCCGCCAGGGTCTTCGCCAAGTACTCGCCCAAGATCAACCCGGAAGACCTGCGCAAGCTCTACGCCACGCTCACCTATACCCACCACCCGACCGGCGTCGACCTGCGCGACGAGATCGCCTTCTACGCCGATGATTTCCGCCGCATCGGCGTGCTGAAGAAGACCACCGATGCCAAACGCCTGGCGCAGCACGTCTACGCCAATGTCCTGGGGTGATGCCATGACGACAAGCCAACCTGCATTCGACGCCGGGCTGGCGCGCAAGCCAGCCGCGGCCCCCGTGCCGCATGCCGCCGCGAGCGCGCGCGCGTCCGGCCCGGTCTGGGCCACCGGCATCCTCGCCGCGCTGGCGTGGGCCGCGTTCGGCGCCCTGACGTGGCTGTGGCCCAACCAGGCGGTCGGCTTCAGCGACTGGGCCTATACGGCGGAACTGGGCATCGCCGCGCTGGCAGGCGCCGCGTTGCTGGCACTGGTTGCGCTGGCCGGCCAGCGGGTCCGGGCGGCGCAACGCGCGCTGGCCGCGCTGCGCGCCGCCGGCCCGTGGCTGGTGGCGCTGCCCGTGTCCCTGGCCGCGTGGGAAATCCTGACCGCCAAAACCGCCATCCTGCCCACGCCCTTCTTCGCGCCGCCACAGGCGCTGATCGAGGTCTATGCCGACGACTGGAGGCGGCTGGGCGACAGCGTGCTGAACACGCTCAGGCTGCTCGGGCTGGGCGTAGCCTATGGCGGACTGGCCGGCTTTCTGGTGGGGGTGTCGATCGGCTGGTCGCGCCGCATCGGCTACTGGGTGCATCCGGTGCTGCGCGTGCTGGGCCCGCTGCCGTCAACCGCGCTGCTGCCGCTGACTTTCTACTTCTTCCCGTCGAGCTATTCAGCCGCGGTGTTCCTGATCGCGCTGGCCACCGCCTTCCCAGTCGCGGTGCTGACTTGGTCAGGCGTGGCCGGCGTCAACAAGAGCTACTACGACGTGGCGCGCACCCTGGGCGCCTCGGGCTGGTTCCTGGTGCTGCGCGTGGCGATCCCGGCGGCGCTGCCGCAGGTATTCGTCGGCCTGTTCATGGGGCTGGGCGCTTCGTTCTCGGTGCTGGTGACGGCGGAGATGATGGGCGTGAAGTCGGGCCTGGGCTGGTACCTGACGTGGGCGCAGGGCTGGGCTTCGTACGTCAATATGTATGCGGCGCTGATCGTGATGGCGCTGCTGTTCTCGGGCGTGATCACGCTGCTGTTCGTGGCGCGTGACCGCGTGCTGTCGTGGCAGAAGGGGACGGTGAAATGGTGAGTGTTGTTGAGCGGTTGAAAGCATCGAGACCCTACACGCACGTGAAGAAGGCTCCCCTCTCCCGCACGCGGGAGAGGGGAGTTAACGCGGCGACAGACGACAACCCGGAAACCCTGACCGGTGCCCGCATCGACATCCATCAGGTCAGTCACTGGTTCGGCAGCGGCAGCGACCGGCTGCAGGTGCTGGACGACGTCGACCTGAGCGTCGCACCGGGCGAATTCGTCGCGCTGCTGGGACCCAGCGGTTGCGGCAAGTCCACGCTGCTGCGGCTGGTGGCAGGGCTGGACCAGCCCGCCTCCGGCGAGATCCTGCAGGACGGCACCCCGATCACCGAGCCTGACCCCTCGCGCATCGTGGTGTTCCAGGACCCCACGCTGTATCCGTGGCGGCGCGTATGGGACAACGTCGCGCTGGGCCTGCAGGCGCGCGGCGTGCTGGCAAGCCAGCGTCCGCGCGTGGATGACGCGCTGCGGCGCGTAGGGCTGGAAACCTTCGCCCGCGCCTTCCCGCACCAGCTCTCCGGCGGCATGGCGCAGCGCGTGGCGCTGGCGCGCGCGCTGGTCAACGATCCGCGCCTGCTGGTGCTGGACGAGCCGCTGGGCAAACTAGACTCATTGACGCGGCTGGCGATGCAGAGCGACCTGGTCGAACTGTGGCAACGTTCGCGCTTTTCGGCGCTGCTGGTCACCCACGACGTGGAGGAAGCGCTGTTCCTGGCGCAGCGCGTGATCATCTTCAGCCAGCGTCCGGCACGCATCACGGCGGAGATCCGGGTCGACCTGCCCTACCCGCGCCATCGCGGCGATCCGCGGCTGACCGGGCTGCGGCACGAAGCGCTGCGCCACCTGGGGCTGGACGCGAGCTGGTAATGGCGTTGCGCTTCACTTCGCGGGCCGCCAGATGAGCGGCCCGCCGCCGCAGGCATGGCTCAATGGACTGCTGGTCCTGATCGAGAAACTCCAGCTTGGCTTGCTGTCGCTGTGGCATGCCCTTGGCCTGACCGGCGACAGCCACGGCCAGCCCGCGTGGCCGTGGGCACGGCGCGTGGCGGGCGAAACCCTGCTGATCGACCTGGGCCTCGCGCGCCAGGTCGGCCTGAGCCTGTGCGCCCTTGTCTTTGCCGTGCTGGCCATTACCGCCGCGCTGGCTTGGAGACGCCAGCGCGGCGTACTGCTTGCCGCCGGCGCGCTCGCTCTGGTGGCGGCTCCCTGGCCCAGCGCAGCGCTGCTGTTGGTGCCAGCCGCGCCGACCAGCTTTCACGCCAGCCCTACCCGCTTCTCCGTCGACGCCATCGCGCTCGGCGCCCGGGTCTATGCGCAGCATTGCGCCAACTGCCACGGCGCGGACGGGCGCGGGGAAGGCCCGCTGGCCGCCAGCCTGGCGCAGTGGCCGCCCACGCTGGTCAGTCCGCTGCTGGCGCGCCGCGCCGATGGCGAGCTGTTCTGGCATGTGCTGGCCGGTATGCGCGACCGTCATGGCCAGCCCACCATGCCGGCCTTCCGCGACACCCTGGGCGACAGTGAGGCCTGGGCCGTGATCGACTACATGAAGGCGCTGTCGGCTGGCAGCGGCGCCGGTGCCGACGGCAACTGGCCGGTACCGCTGCGGCTGCCGGAAATGGCCGTCCGCTGCGTCGATGCCGCGCCTCTGGCACTGTCGCAGTGGCGCGCGGACCAGCGCGTGCGGCTGGTGGCTGTCGACGGGGCGGCTCCGCTGCCGTATGAGGATCCCCGCTTCCTGACCGTGCTGGTCACGCCCGACGGGCGCCCGCCGGCGCAGGTGCCGCGCTTTCGCGCCGGCTGCACGGCCACGTCGCCGCATGCGTGGCAGGCGGTGGCGGCAATCGCCGGTGAATCGCCCGCACGGCTGGCAGGCACCCAGTTGCTGGCTGACCGCACCGGGTGGCTGCGCGCGCGTGGTGCGCCCGGCCGGCAATGGTCCGATGCAGACCTCGTGTGCGTATCAGGGCCCAGCGCCAACACCCCGCGCAATGCTGCGGAACCAGCAGATGGCCTGACCGCCCTGCTCTTGCGCATGGACGCCGAGCCGGTGCGCTTCGTCAAGGGCGGCTTTATCCATTGATCGCGTCCACCGCGCGCCTTGGCCGTCGTCCTCCCGGATTATTCGCTGCCAGCGAATTCTGACTTTCCATCCATTGCGCTGATTGCCCTCGCTCCTGCCAGTAACCTGCGCACGAAGACAAAGCCAACGTGGATCGGTGACATGATGCAGACAGGGATGGCCGTGGCAAGCGCAGCTGGCCGGCCTGCGGCGTGAGCCCCATGAGAGGGGCCCGGGAACTGCAAGGCATCCTGCTGATAGTGGCGGCGGTAGCCTGCTTCGCTGCGCTCGACACGCTGACAAAGATCGCCGGCGCGGCCGTGCCAGTCGTGATGGCGCTATGGCTGCGCTACCTGGCGCAGGCGGCGCTGACCGGCGCGGTGTTGCTGCCGGCTCGCGGCCGCGCCCTGCTGCGCACGCGCCGGCCGCTGCTGCAGTGCGCGCGTGCGGTGGCGATGCTGCTGTCCAGCGGATGCGCGTTCTTCAGCCTGCAAGTCCTGCCGGTAGGCGAGTTCACCGCCGTTGTGAGCCTGACGCCGCTGGCGATGGCGCTGGCCGCGGCGGCCATGCTTGGCGAACGCGTGTCGGCCGTGCGATGGCTCTTCCTGTTGACGGGATTTGTCGGGGCCCTGGTGGTGATCCGGCCGGGCGCCGGCCTGCAGCCCGCGATGCTGTTGCCGCTGGGGGCAGTGCTGTCCAATGCCGCATACCAGTTGCTGACCAGCGTGCTGACCCGTGCCGATGGCGTCGGAACCACGCACTTCTATACAGGCTGCGTTGCCACGGTGCTGCTCTCGGCAGCGCTGCCGAGCGCATGGACCTCGCAACTCACGGCATTGCACTGGTGCCTGCTCGCTGGCATGGCGCTCGCCGGCACCGCCGGCCATCTGTTCCTGGTCCTTGCCTATGCGCGCGCGCCGGTCAGCCTGCTTACCCCTTATCTCTACCTGCAGATCGCCTTTGCGATGCTTGGCGGCTGGCTGGCATTCGCCTATCTGCCCGATGCGTGGTCCGTGCTCGGCGTTGCGTTGATCGCCGCCAGCGGCGTGGGTGGCACTGTGGCGGCGGCCCGCGACCGGGAACTGCCGGGGCGGCCCGTCGGGGCGACATAGCCGCCCCGCTGCCGCCGTCAGTCCAGCCCGAGCAGCGACCGCGCCTGTGCCGGCGTTGCTACCGCCCGGCCGTACTGCCAGCAAAGCTGCGCCACGCGGCCAACCAGTTGCGCGTTGCTGGCCGCCAGTGTGTCCTTGTCCCAGCGGATGTTGTCTTCCAGACCGGTACGGCAGTGCCCGCCGAGCTCCAGCGTCCAGTGATTGACTTCCAGCTGGTGGCGGCCGATGCCGGCGGCCGTCCATGTCGCGCCCGGCAACAGCGTTTGCAGTTGCTCGACCTGGAACGCCAGGATCTCGCGCCGCGCCGGCAGCGCATTGCGGATGCCGAACACGAACTGCACGTGCGGCGGTGCCGCGATCAGCCCTTCTTTCACCAGTTCCGCCGTGTTGTAGAGCATCGCCAGGTCGAAGATCTCGATTTCCGGCTTGACGTGGAATTCCCGCATCGTGGTGGCCAGCGTGCGCACGAAGTCCGGCGGGTTTTCGTAGACGCTGGTGGGAAAGTTGACCGAGCCGGTGGCAAGCGAAGCCATGTCTGGCCGCAGATGGAGCATCGCGCCGCGCTGGCTGGCCTCGCGGCCGCGTCCGCCGGTGGAGAACTGCACGATCATGCCCGGGCAGTGTTTGCGGATGCCTTCCTGCAGCGCGGCGAATCGTGTCGGATCGGAGCTCGAATTTTCCAGTTCGTCGCGCACGTGCAGGTGAACCAGCGTGGCGCCGGCCTCATAGCTGGCGTGCGTGCTTTCGATCTGTTCAGCCACCGAAATGGGCACGGCCGGGTTGTCTTTCTTGCGCGGCACGGAACCGGTGATGGCCACGGAAATGATGCACGGCTCTTGCATGGAATGTCTCCTGTAGGGAATGTTGTGAGCGGGTGACGATGATGTTCAGCTGTGCCGCAGCTGCGCCTGTGCGGCCATGCGCACCGAAGCGTTGACCGCGCCGTAGCCGGTGTAGCCGCTGCGTTGCACGAGTTCGAAGAAAAACCGTTCGTGGAACGGCTCGGTGTAGGCATGCAGGAATTCACCGTGGGCGTCGCGGTCGTAGAGCAGGCCGAGACCTTGCAGGCGTTCCAGCAGCGCGTCGTCGAGCGCGAGCCGCGCGGCCACGTCGTCGTAGTAGTTGTCCGGCACGTGGAGCATCGCGGCGCGGGTGCGGTCGATGGCTTCCAGCGTCTGCCCGATGCGTTCCGACCGGAAGGCGATGTGGTGCACGCCCGAGCCCGCGTAAGCGGCGACAAAGCGCCCGGTGGCGGTGCGGCCGCTCTCGGACACGTTGAGCGGGATGCGAACATGCTGGCCGGGGCTGACCATGGCGCGGCTCTTCACCAGGCCATACGGATCGGCGATCTCATGCACGGCCTCCGGCTGCATGGCGAACACCGAGCGGTAGAACAGCACGAAGCTGTCGAGCCGGTTCGCCGGCAGCGCCTGCGCGATATGGTCGATGGCGGACAACCCTGCGCCGTGGTGGACGGTTCCCACGGGCGTATCGAGCACGAAGTCGCTCTCATAGATGCTGCGGTCGGCGTCGCGGTCGTCGATCAGGTGGAACAGCATGCCGTCGGGCGAGCGCAGCGCCGGGATCACGCGCTCGTCGGGCCCCACCGGCTCACGCCACTCCTTGCACAGCAGCGTGCGGGCGCGCGCCACGGCGCGGCGTGCGTCGTCCACTTTCAGGCCGATGGCGCACACCGACGGGCCGTGCAGTTGGAAGTGCTCGGCGGCGGCGCTGTCCTGCTCGGCATTCAGGATCAGGTTGACGCCGCCCTGGCGGTACAGGTCGACCGCCTTGGAGCGATGGCGGCCGGCATGGGCAAAGCCAAGCGATTCCAGCCGTTGCGCGAGTTCGCGGCCAGCCACGTAATCGACGGCAAACTCGACGAAGTCCACGCCGTCCAGCACCGGCGGCGCAGGCAGCGGCGTGCCGCCCGCCTCGGACTCCAGCCAGATCAGCGAGCGCAGCCCGTCTTGCGCGGTCAGCCGTGCCGGCGCCGCGCGGAAGTCGTCGTTGAAGACCTCCAGCGACAACGGCCCGTTGTAGCCTGCCTGCAGCACGGCGCGGGCGAAATCGGTCACCGGCAGGTCGCCCTGCCCGGGAAAATTGCGGTAGTGGCGGCTCCACGACAGCACGTCCATCGACAGGCGTGGCGCATCGGCCAGTTGCACAAAGAAGATCTTGTCCGCCGGCACAACGTCCAGGCCCTGCAGCGAATCGCCCAGTGACAGCGTATGGAAGCTGTCCAGCACCAGCCCCAGCGCGGGGTGGTCGGCGCGCTGCACGATGTCCCACGCTTGCCGCCAGAGGCGCGTATGGCGGCCCCAGGCAAGCGCCTCGTAACCGACGCGCAGCCCGCGCTGCGCGGCGGCCTCTGCCATCCGGCGCAGGTCGGCGGCAGCGCGGGTGGGGTCGTCGATGGCCACCTCCTGCACATTGCTGCACACCAGCACCATCTCCGCGCCAAGCTGCTCCATCACGTCGAACTTGCGTTCGGCGCGCGCCATATTGCGGACAAACAGGTCATCCGGCATGGCCTCGAAGTCGCGCAGCGGCTGGTAGAGCAGGATCTGCAGGCCGAGGTCGGCCGCCATGCGGCGCACCTCGGCCGGTGAGCCGTCGAAATGCAGCAGGTCGTTCTCGAAGATCTCTACGCCGTCGAAGCCCGCGGCCGCGGCGGCTTCCAGTTTTTCCGGCAGCGTGCCGGACAGCGAGACGGTGGCGATCGATTTCGGGAGAGGCCTGCGGGCTGCGGTCATGGCGATTGCGAGGTGGCGACGGTATTGCCCCAAAGGTTAGGAGCGAGCCGGCCCGTCAACAACCACAATTCGCGCGTAGTCGTGCGACAATCGCTCCATTGCGATCATCCCTCGCGCGAAATTCGGGTTAACCATGGAAAAAGAACCGCTGAACCGGCGCGACTGGATCGCCGGGCTGGAAAAAGGCCTGGCCATCCTGGAGGCCTTCGACAACGACCATCCGCGCCTCACGCCCACGCAGGCGGCGCAGCTGACGGGGCTCACGCGCACTGCCGCGCGCCGCTACCTGCTGACGCTGGAGCACCTCGGCTACACCACCAGCGACGGCACGCTGTTCAGCCTGACGCCGCGCGTGCTCAAGGTGGGCTGGTCGTATTTCGACTCGGCGCGGCTGCCGCGCACGGTGCAGCCGTTCCTGCAGCAAATCACCGCGCAGCTCGGCGAGGCGGCCTACCTGAGCGTGCTCGATGGCTGGGAGCTGGTGTTTATCGCCCGCACCAGCACCAGCCGCGTGATGAGCACCGGCTTCGTGCTGGGGGCACGGGTGCCGGCGCCGCTGGGCTCGGCCGGGGTGATGATGCTGGCCTCGCGCCCCGAGCAGCAGGTGCGCGAATGGCTGGAATCTGTCGTGCTCGCGCCCTACACCCCTTACACCATCCTGCAGCATGAGCGCCTGCTCGAAGAGATCCGCAAGGCTGGCGCGCAGGGCTATGCGATGCTGGAGCAACAGCTGCAGACCGGTGTGCGCGGCATCGCCGTGCCGCTGCGCGACCGCCACGGCAAGGTGATCGCCGCGCTGTCGGTCAATATGCCGATCGGCGACGAGACCGCACAGCAGGCGCTGGACCGGGTATTGCAGGTGTTGCAAGACACCGCGCTGCTGATCATGCGAGTGCTTTAGTCCAGCGTCGTCGCCAGCGCCTGCGGTCCCTGCGACAACTGCGCCTTAAGGAACTCAAGGCACACGCGCATCCGCGCCGAGGCCGACGCCCGCGCGCTGGTCACGGCCCAGACATCGGCCGGCTGCTGCCAGTCCGGCAGCACGCGCACCAGTTCGCCGGCGCGCACGCTGGCGGCCACGTCCCAGACCGAAGCCATGATGATGCCGAAGCCTTCCAGTGCCCACTGGTGGGTCACGTCGCTGTGGTTCGATGCCATCGGTCCGGTCACTTTCACGGTCTCCCAGCCGTCAGGCCCTTGCAGCCGCCATACGCCAAAGGCCTGGTCGCGTTCGCGCAGCAGCAGGCAGTCGTGCCGGGGCAGCTCGCCCGGGTGCTCCGGCATGCCGCGCCGCGCGAGGTAGGCGGGAGCGGCGCACAGCACGCGGCTGCCGCTGGCGATCTTGCTGGCGATCAGGTGCGGCTCCTCGACCTCGCCCACGCGGATGTCGAGGTCGAAGCTTTCGCCGATCAGGTCGACGCGCCGGTCGAGCAGCTCCAGCCAGACCTCCAGCCCCGGATGCTGCCGCCGCAGCCGCGACAGCGCCGGTGCCACATGCCTGCGCCCGAGCCGCACGCTGGTGGCGATGCGCAGCAGCCCGCGTGGCTCGCCCCCGGTGGCACCCACCGCTTCCAGCATGCCGTCGACGTCTTCCAGGATCTTCTGCGCCCACGCAAAGGCGCTCTCGCCCTCGGCGGTCACGCTGACACGGCGCGTGGTGCGGTGGAACAGCTTCGCGCCCAGCATGGCTTCGAGCATGGCGATGCGCTTGCTGACATGTGCCGGCGAAATGCCGGTCTCGTTGGCGGCGGCGATAAAGCTGGCGCGCCGCGCTACCGTGCAGAACAGCCGCAGGTCCCGCAGGAACGGGTCATTGTTCGCCGTCAGCGCATTCTGAGTTTCCATGGCGGTCGATGATGGGATGAAGGGAGTAACGATAGGCTATCGGCGATGGCCGCGCCAGCGCCGCGGCCGATTCCAGGAGACACGATGAAGACAGTACTGGTGCTCAACGGGCCCAACCTCAACCTGCTCGGCACCCGCGAGCCGGCAGTCTATGGCAGTGAAACGCTGGCGGATGTGGAGCGCATCTGCCAGGAAGCCGCGCAGCGGCTAGGGCTGGAGGCGCAATGCCGGCAGACCAACCATGAAGGCCAGCTGATCGACTGGATCCATGAAGCCGGGCGGCTATGCGCGCAAGGGGAAATGGTCGGCGTGGTGCTGAATGCGGGGGCGCTGACGCATACGTCGATTGCGCTGCATGATGCGATCAAGGGCGCGGCGGTGCCGCTGATCGAGTACCACATCTCTAACGTGCACGCGCGCGAGGCGTTCCGGCATCACTCATGGATCTCGCCGGTGGCGCGGGCGGTGATGGCGGGGCTGGGGGTGAAGGGATATGCGTTGGCGGTTGAGGCGCTGGTGCTGGTGACAGCGGCCGCGGCTGAATAAACGGATTAAGCAGATGCCACCGCGCATTGGGCGTTGCGCGGCGGCATTCCCCAATCGCGGTAGGAATGCCCATTACTGAGCACCCCCCGCACAGATCCGTACGAGCCCGATTCGGGCATACGGCTCCTACCTCGGGTGTTTGACGTCAAAGCGCCGGTCGGGCCATGGATGAAGGATTCGAGGCTGTGGGAGCCAGGCATCCGCGATCCGCTCGACCCGCGTCCACGTCATGTGATCCTTTTGGCTGCGGCGCCGGAGCGCCCGCCGCCAGAGGTCAACAATGTGGTAACGGAAGGCGCCGAGTGCTCGCGAGTTCGTTGGTACTGCGTGGTACGCGAAGTATCCGCGCACCACCTGCCTGAGCCATTTTCCTTGCGCAGGAATCGGTTCGTGCATGCGCCGCCGCAGGTCCTCCTTGATCTGCCTGAGCTTCGCCCGCATGCGATCACCTCGGGTCTTCCTCTGCAGCTGGAAGGCACCCCGACGCGATCGTCCGCAGATAAAGATGAAACCCAGGAAGGCGAAGGTCTCCGGTCGGCCAAGACCTCGACGCTGGCGGTTGGCCGCTGCGTTGCGACCAAACTCCAGTAACCTCGTCTTGTCCGGATGAAGCACAAGCGAGAACTCCTCCAGCCTCTGTCGCATCGCGTCCCAGAAGCGCCGCGCGTCAGCTTCGTGCTCGAAGCCAACCACAACATCATCTGCGTACCGCAGAATAATGACGTTGCCTTTAGCTTCCCGCCGTCGCCACCGGTTGGCCCAGAGATCAAACACGTAGTGCATATACACGTTCGCGAACAGTGGCGACGCCACTGACCCCTGCGGTGTACCTGTTTCACTGACGCTCAGTTCTCCATTCTCCAAAACGCCCGCCTTGAGCCATTTCCGCACAAGACGAATGATGCGCTCGTCGCCGATCCGATGCTCCACGAATCGAACCAGCCAGTCCTGGCTGACCGAGTCAAAGAAACTCCGGATGTCGGCGTCTAAAATCCAGTTCACCGGGGTGCGGATGATGGCCGTTGCCAACGCGTCCAGCGCATCATGCTGACTGCGTCCGGGTCGGAACCCGTACGAGAAACCGAGAAAGTCTTCCTCGTAGATCGCATTTAGCACTTCAACCACCGCGCGCTGGACGACTTTGTCTTCCAGTGCGGCAATCCCCAATGGGCGCTGCTTGCCGTCCGGCTTGGGTATGTACTGCCGCCGAACGGGCAGTGCCCGATACGCTCCGCTGAGTACTTGCGTGTGCAGACGCTGAAGATGCTCTTCCAGTCCCGCTTCGTAGTACCGCCACGTCATGCCATCCACTCCTGGTGCCGCGTTGCGTTTGAGCGCATAAAACGACTCCCGAAGCCGGTCGACCGTGACGTGGTGCAGAAGCGCGGTGAACCGCTCCTTCTTCCGCTGCCTTGCAGCTTGACGTACACGTACCAAACCCTGTGGCACGCTTACCCGGTTCTGTGCCCGGCACGTGTTGGATTGACCCGTGTTCCCCTTGGTCCCCGCCCTTCGCTCCACCCACTCCGCAGTCGGTCTCCCGGCGTTGTTCGCAGGTTTCTTCGCTACTACGGCGGAGTCTGACTTCTCCCATCCGTTCATCATCGGCTACGGCTCCTCGCCTTCCCGATGCGGACCAGCCCATGCTGCGACTGGCCAGACGCGAGATCTCCCGGTTCCCGCGCAAGGAGCGTCCGTGCGTGCCAGGGTCTTTGACCACGCCGGGTCGTCGAGGCACTCGCGTTCACGCGCCCCTTCATGTTGCCTTCCGCGTTCTGAACCGCGTCGGCACCCGGAACAACACAACTATCGCGGCTCAATGGCTGGCCCACACGCTCCCCTACCGACGCTTCGCCGACCACCTCACGGTAGCCTGCGCACGGCTCGGGGCCGATGTGGTTCGCTATTCCTTCATCGTAGTGGACTTTCACCACCTACTCCTTGCCGGTCTCCCGGCGCACTCAGAACTTATGCCGCACCCCCGCCATCACCCCGATGCGCGACGAATTGCCATAAGTATTCCCACTGTTAGCAAACGTCGGCGAGCTGTTCAACGCAATCCACTGCCCCTGCAGATGGGTGTAGTCCACCTCCACATACACATCGGTGCGCTTGCTGAAGTTGTAGTCCAGCATGCCCGCCGTGGTCAGCCGCTTGCCCCCCTGCCCCGCATGGCGCAGCCAGTCGTACTGCAGCGTGCCGATGAACGCGAGCGCGTCGGTGATATTGAACCGCGTCCCGACATACCCAACATTGTTGCGATAGTCGGCCACATCGAGCCGGTTATTGGTGTAGCCGAGGTAATACTGCGCCCGCGCCGCTTTCCACGTACCGCCCAGACCCCACACCGTCTGCTTGCTGGCCAGCGCCGCCGGCACCGCGCCAAAGAAGGCCGAGGTCACGTTCTGCGTCTGCTGGTAGACCGTGCCGATCTCCAGCG
Protein-coding regions in this window:
- a CDS encoding BKACE family enzyme, with product MQEPCIISVAITGSVPRKKDNPAVPISVAEQIESTHASYEAGATLVHLHVRDELENSSSDPTRFAALQEGIRKHCPGMIVQFSTGGRGREASQRGAMLHLRPDMASLATGSVNFPTSVYENPPDFVRTLATTMREFHVKPEIEIFDLAMLYNTAELVKEGLIAAPPHVQFVFGIRNALPARREILAFQVEQLQTLLPGATWTAAGIGRHQLEVNHWTLELGGHCRTGLEDNIRWDKDTLAASNAQLVGRVAQLCWQYGRAVATPAQARSLLGLD
- a CDS encoding ABC transporter permease, giving the protein MTTSQPAFDAGLARKPAAAPVPHAAASARASGPVWATGILAALAWAAFGALTWLWPNQAVGFSDWAYTAELGIAALAGAALLALVALAGQRVRAAQRALAALRAAGPWLVALPVSLAAWEILTAKTAILPTPFFAPPQALIEVYADDWRRLGDSVLNTLRLLGLGVAYGGLAGFLVGVSIGWSRRIGYWVHPVLRVLGPLPSTALLPLTFYFFPSSYSAAVFLIALATAFPVAVLTWSGVAGVNKSYYDVARTLGASGWFLVLRVAIPAALPQVFVGLFMGLGASFSVLVTAEMMGVKSGLGWYLTWAQGWASYVNMYAALIVMALLFSGVITLLFVARDRVLSWQKGTVKW
- a CDS encoding c-type cytochrome, giving the protein MSGPPPQAWLNGLLVLIEKLQLGLLSLWHALGLTGDSHGQPAWPWARRVAGETLLIDLGLARQVGLSLCALVFAVLAITAALAWRRQRGVLLAAGALALVAAPWPSAALLLVPAAPTSFHASPTRFSVDAIALGARVYAQHCANCHGADGRGEGPLAASLAQWPPTLVSPLLARRADGELFWHVLAGMRDRHGQPTMPAFRDTLGDSEAWAVIDYMKALSAGSGAGADGNWPVPLRLPEMAVRCVDAAPLALSQWRADQRVRLVAVDGAAPLPYEDPRFLTVLVTPDGRPPAQVPRFRAGCTATSPHAWQAVAAIAGESPARLAGTQLLADRTGWLRARGAPGRQWSDADLVCVSGPSANTPRNAAEPADGLTALLLRMDAEPVRFVKGGFIH
- a CDS encoding ABC transporter substrate-binding protein, which translates into the protein MSQDNNNHADPRRRSVLRLAGAAAIAAPSLILGRQAWSAPRKLTFAWNQNSFCLTPIVVAQEKGFFEKNGLQVDLINYSGSTDQLLESIATGKADAAVGMIHRWLKPLEAGFDVKIIGSSHGGCVRLVGSKAAGVTSLQQLKGKTVGVSDLAAPGKHFFTILLAKNGIDPDKDITWRQYPADLLGVAVDKGEIQAIADGDPNLYLLEKRTNGAYVELATNLTGEYARKVCCVVGARGELVRNDRPAATSLARAIVQATDYVNENPNEAARVFAKYSPKINPEDLRKLYATLTYTHHPTGVDLRDEIAFYADDFRRIGVLKKTTDAKRLAQHVYANVLG
- a CDS encoding ABC transporter ATP-binding protein is translated as MVSVVERLKASRPYTHVKKAPLSRTRERGVNAATDDNPETLTGARIDIHQVSHWFGSGSDRLQVLDDVDLSVAPGEFVALLGPSGCGKSTLLRLVAGLDQPASGEILQDGTPITEPDPSRIVVFQDPTLYPWRRVWDNVALGLQARGVLASQRPRVDDALRRVGLETFARAFPHQLSGGMAQRVALARALVNDPRLLVLDEPLGKLDSLTRLAMQSDLVELWQRSRFSALLVTHDVEEALFLAQRVIIFSQRPARITAEIRVDLPYPRHRGDPRLTGLRHEALRHLGLDASW
- a CDS encoding DMT family transporter — encoded protein: MRGARELQGILLIVAAVACFAALDTLTKIAGAAVPVVMALWLRYLAQAALTGAVLLPARGRALLRTRRPLLQCARAVAMLLSSGCAFFSLQVLPVGEFTAVVSLTPLAMALAAAAMLGERVSAVRWLFLLTGFVGALVVIRPGAGLQPAMLLPLGAVLSNAAYQLLTSVLTRADGVGTTHFYTGCVATVLLSAALPSAWTSQLTALHWCLLAGMALAGTAGHLFLVLAYARAPVSLLTPYLYLQIAFAMLGGWLAFAYLPDAWSVLGVALIAASGVGGTVAAARDRELPGRPVGAT